The stretch of DNA CCCACACGGCGTCCTGGACCGAACCCTTCCGGGCACGGGTGCGGAACTACCTCCCGAGTGGGCGCTGCAGCACCCCCAGGACTGGCTGGAGGCGCTGGAAACGCTCCTGCGGGCGCTGGCAGCCCCCGACGTGGTCGGGATCGGAGTGGACTTCACCTCCTGCACGGTGCTGCCCACGGACCCCGACGGGGTGCCCTTGTGCTCCATGCCTGAGTACCGGGCGGAGCCCCACGCCTGGCCCAAGCTGTGGAAGCACCACGCGGCGCAGGCGTACGCAGACCGCATCAACGCTGCCGCCGCTCGGCCTGAGGCGGGCTTCCTCCGCTGGTACGGCGGTAAGACCTCCAGCGAGTGGCTGTGGGCCAAGGGCTGGGAGGTGCTCGCGGAAGCGGCCTGGGTCATGCGGGGGGCAGCCCGCTGGATCGAGGCGGGGGACTGGGTCGTGTGGCAGCTGGTGGGGCGGGAAGTCCGCAGCGCCTGCCAGGCAGGGTACAAGGCGCACTGGCAGAAAGGGGAAGGTTATCCGCCCGCGAGCTTTTGGGCTGCCCTGGATCCGGAGCTCCCCACGCTCCTGGACCGCCTCAGCCCCCCTCAGCCGCTGGGGACCGCAGCAGGACGCCTGACCGAGGAGTGGGCACGGCGAACGGGTCTGCGGCCGGACACCCGGGTGGCCGTGGCCGTGATCGACGCGCACGCCGCCGTACCCGGCGTAGGCGTGCGCGAGCCGGGCCGTCTGGTGGCCATCCTCGGAACGTCCGCGTGCCACCTAATGCTGAGCCCCCGCCGCCGGGAGGTGCGCGGGATCGCCGGCGTGGTGGAGGACGGGATCCTGCCCGGGTGGTTCGGCTACGAAGCCGGCCAGGCCTCTGTGGGCGACATCTTCCAGTGGTTCGTCCGCACGAGCGTGCCCGCCTCGTGGGGGGCCACGGAGGCGGAGGTGTTCGCGGCGCTGGAAACGCAAGCGGCGCAGTTGCGGCCTGGCGAAAGCGGCCTCCTCGCCTTGGACTGGTGGAACGGGTGCCGTACGCCGCTGGTCGACGCGGACCTGTCGGGTCTGGTGGTGGGCCTCACCCTGCGTACCGAGCCGCCGGAGGTGTACCGGGCCCTGCTGGAAGCCAGCGCCTTCGGCACCCGCCGGGTGGTGGAGACCTTCGAAGCCGGAGGTGTCGAGATCCGGGAGGTGGTGGCGTGTGGAGGGCTGGCGGAGCGCAACGCCCTCCTTCTTCAGATCCTCGCAGACGTGCTGGGCCGCGAGGTGGTGGCTTCCGAGGTCCGCCACGCCTCGGCGGTCGGCGCGGCCATCTACGCCGCGGCAGCCGCCGGGGTGTACG from Armatimonadota bacterium encodes:
- a CDS encoding ribulokinase, which produces MEPLTIGLDFGTESARGVLVRCSDGAVVATATFAYPHGVLDRTLPGTGAELPPEWALQHPQDWLEALETLLRALAAPDVVGIGVDFTSCTVLPTDPDGVPLCSMPEYRAEPHAWPKLWKHHAAQAYADRINAAAARPEAGFLRWYGGKTSSEWLWAKGWEVLAEAAWVMRGAARWIEAGDWVVWQLVGREVRSACQAGYKAHWQKGEGYPPASFWAALDPELPTLLDRLSPPQPLGTAAGRLTEEWARRTGLRPDTRVAVAVIDAHAAVPGVGVREPGRLVAILGTSACHLMLSPRRREVRGIAGVVEDGILPGWFGYEAGQASVGDIFQWFVRTSVPASWGATEAEVFAALETQAAQLRPGESGLLALDWWNGCRTPLVDADLSGLVVGLTLRTEPPEVYRALLEASAFGTRRVVETFEAGGVEIREVVACGGLAERNALLLQILADVLGREVVASEVRHASAVGAAIYAAAAAGVYGSVEEAVARMGARGGTRYLPDPSAHRVYGALYTDYVELARHFGEGGTDLMKRLRARRGASRRAEPETREGR